From a single Prosthecobacter sp. genomic region:
- a CDS encoding multicopper oxidase domain-containing protein, with product MKRFLLLALFWPPLAVLACDNCKTPKPAAGQRVVEYDLIIAEQTVSPAGKAVRGFTINGGIPGPTLRFREGDFARIRVHNQLKHETTSTHWHGLLLPNEQDGVPHVTTPPIQPGTTHTFGFDLRHSGTYWYHSHTHLQEQNGVFGSIVVLPRGGEPVKADHEQVLVLSDWTNTDPMEVMRMLMRGSDYFGLMRRNSQSILGAWQRGNLKDYFQREWDRMMPMDVSDVGYHAFLINGQRQTQIEGKPGERVRLRIVNASAASYFYLNSSAGPMTIVAADGPPVQPVQVDRFLMAIAETYDVIITIPASGEYELRATTQDGSGHVSAFFGSGGLKPATDPPKPNLYQMDEMLNLALEEQEDDARASLKLPRPGSPYRVLRSVKDTTLPAKLPRRKITMHLTGDMNRYIWGFDGKTIAQEPYVMIKRGEIIELELVNDTMMHHPIHLHGHFFRLLMGNGRHSPLKHTVDVPPMSKRTVEFEANEAKDWMFHCHILYHMMSGMARVFRYEDEVRSPGFSRKTPTQAEPTPENHSLHHSAGLGEHSHDMAYVWGAASIQSHMSEGLLTLMNPKNDLLLAWEVGWQGVDNPEYEIDALYQRYFNMNFQAFVGGRFTNDPDAQNRAVVGINYRLPLMVWANVSLDSEGDARFTLAKRFQLTPRLGVWGRVEYDTNTRWEWTTGADCTLTRRTSLIAQYHSQFGLGAGLLFRF from the coding sequence ATGAAACGCTTTCTCCTTCTCGCCCTCTTCTGGCCTCCCTTGGCCGTCTTGGCCTGTGACAACTGCAAAACTCCGAAACCTGCCGCCGGCCAGCGGGTGGTGGAATACGATCTCATCATCGCTGAACAAACTGTGAGCCCGGCGGGCAAGGCGGTGCGCGGCTTCACCATCAATGGCGGCATTCCAGGGCCGACGCTGCGTTTTCGTGAGGGCGACTTCGCCCGCATCCGTGTTCATAATCAGCTCAAGCACGAAACGACCTCGACTCACTGGCACGGCCTGCTGCTGCCGAATGAGCAGGATGGCGTGCCGCATGTGACCACGCCGCCCATTCAGCCGGGGACGACGCACACGTTTGGCTTCGATCTGCGGCACAGCGGCACCTACTGGTATCACTCACACACGCACTTGCAGGAGCAGAACGGCGTGTTTGGCAGCATCGTGGTGCTGCCGCGTGGCGGCGAGCCGGTGAAGGCGGATCACGAACAGGTGCTGGTGCTGTCTGACTGGACCAACACGGACCCCATGGAGGTCATGCGCATGCTGATGCGCGGCAGCGATTACTTCGGGCTGATGCGGCGGAACTCGCAGTCCATCCTCGGCGCGTGGCAGCGCGGCAACCTGAAGGACTACTTTCAGCGTGAATGGGACCGCATGATGCCGATGGACGTGTCCGACGTGGGCTATCACGCGTTTCTCATCAATGGCCAGCGCCAGACACAGATCGAGGGCAAGCCCGGCGAACGTGTGCGGCTGCGGATCGTGAATGCCTCGGCGGCCTCGTATTTTTATCTGAACTCTTCGGCCGGACCGATGACCATCGTCGCTGCTGACGGACCACCGGTGCAGCCGGTGCAGGTGGATCGCTTCCTCATGGCGATTGCGGAGACGTATGATGTGATCATCACCATTCCGGCCAGTGGTGAGTATGAGCTGCGGGCCACCACGCAGGATGGCAGCGGGCATGTTTCGGCCTTTTTTGGCTCTGGAGGCCTCAAACCGGCCACCGATCCGCCGAAGCCGAATCTCTATCAAATGGACGAGATGTTGAATCTCGCTCTGGAGGAGCAGGAGGACGATGCGCGCGCCTCTTTGAAGCTACCAAGACCTGGATCGCCCTATCGTGTGCTGCGGTCAGTGAAGGACACGACTTTGCCTGCGAAACTGCCACGCCGTAAGATCACGATGCACCTGACGGGCGACATGAACCGCTACATCTGGGGTTTCGACGGCAAGACCATCGCGCAAGAGCCCTATGTGATGATCAAGCGTGGCGAGATCATCGAGCTTGAGCTGGTGAACGACACAATGATGCATCACCCGATCCATCTGCACGGCCACTTCTTCCGCCTGCTGATGGGCAACGGCCGCCACTCACCACTGAAGCACACCGTGGATGTGCCGCCGATGAGCAAACGCACGGTCGAGTTCGAGGCGAACGAGGCCAAGGACTGGATGTTTCACTGCCACATCCTTTATCACATGATGAGCGGCATGGCGCGGGTGTTCCGGTATGAGGATGAAGTTCGGAGTCCCGGCTTTAGCCGGAAAACGCCCACGCAGGCCGAACCTACTCCCGAAAACCACAGCCTGCATCACTCCGCCGGTCTCGGCGAGCACAGCCACGACATGGCCTACGTCTGGGGCGCGGCCTCGATCCAGTCGCACATGAGTGAGGGGCTGCTCACGCTCATGAATCCGAAGAACGATCTCCTGCTGGCCTGGGAAGTCGGCTGGCAGGGCGTGGACAATCCTGAATACGAGATCGACGCGCTCTACCAGCGCTACTTCAACATGAACTTCCAGGCCTTCGTCGGCGGACGCTTCACCAACGATCCCGATGCGCAAAACCGGGCCGTCGTAGGCATCAACTACCGCCTGCCGCTCATGGTCTGGGCCAATGTCAGTCTCGACAGTGAAGGCGACGCCAGGTTCACCCTCGCCAAGCGCTTCCAGCTCACCCCGCGTCTCGGTGTCTGGGGCCGCGTGGAGTATGACACGAACACGCGCTGGGAATGGACCACTGGCGCGGACTGCACGCTCACGCGCCGCACCTCGCTCATCGCCCAGTATCATTCGCAGTTCGGCCTCGGGGCCGGGCTGCTGTTCCGCTTTTGA
- a CDS encoding efflux RND transporter permease subunit, which produces MLNKLIRLSLHHRPLVLMAALLVLLFGWQTLTQLPVEVLPDMTKPTVTILTEAPGLAPEEVETLVTQPLESAVQGVGGLDRLRSNSDVGLSLVFAEFGWGTDIYRARQLVQERMQSVLNTLPAGAKPGMTPVSSLMGEILLVGLRSMDGKIAPMDLRTLADWTIKRRLQSIGGVAEVLTIGGGVKQIQVQPNPNRLAAFGITFEEVETAVSRAAGNATSGYLQAGPREIMVRNLGMTTSLTDIAHTVVKTVGNRPVLISDVAEVKHAVQTMRGDASVNGTMGVVLSIDKAPGFDTLKLSSQIEAALEELRPTLPAGVTAEIMFRQGDFIEHAIGNLKEAIRDGAIMVTIILFLFLLNFRTTAITLTAMPLSFAVTILIFKLFGISVNSMTLGGLAVAIGMVVDDAIVDVENVYRRLKENAASTAPKPALEVIASASGEVRNSILYATVLIILVFLPLLGLEGIEGRLFTPIAIATITSMAASFVVSLTVIPVLCSLLLRMKNEPSQSGGHHDGFLVRGMKWLVERTFLRVALGVPVLVIAFAGVLLIAAFMLYPMMGKEFLPAFNEGSATISLANAPGTSLAHSNEVGEVGVRLLQSIDEVKSVGRRAGRAEKDDHVMPVSVNEFDVEFNDTGRSREVVFAEIRTKLKAIPGTFLNVGQPISHRLSHMLSGVSAKIAVKIFGPDLEVLREKGAQIRDLAKTIPGLTDVNLEAQVPIPQIKIEVNRERAVAYGVQPGTLNEQVSTLLGGKTLAELREGQRTVDLVMRLPESFRDSPEKLGELLIETDRGQRIPLRLVADIREGKGPNVINRENAQRRIVIGANTAVRDLESLVEQWDAAVKEKVKLPEGYFLRFEGEFQAQQAAAKRIAFYFLLVLIAVTILLYGYFRSVSLALQVMLNIPLALMGALGLTWVLINNISIATIVGFIAVGGVAARNGIMMISHYLHLMRYEGEGFTRQMIVRGTLERLVPVLMTALSAGIALIPLLLAAHEPGKEILHPVAVVIVGGLISSTLLDLMITPAVFYLFGRKAAESAVTGPTLAAQ; this is translated from the coding sequence ATGCTCAACAAGCTCATCCGCCTTTCGCTGCATCATCGCCCGCTGGTTCTCATGGCGGCGCTGCTGGTGCTGTTGTTCGGCTGGCAAACGCTCACGCAGTTGCCCGTCGAAGTGCTGCCGGACATGACGAAGCCAACCGTCACGATCTTGACCGAAGCGCCCGGGCTTGCGCCGGAGGAAGTCGAAACCCTCGTCACGCAGCCGCTGGAAAGTGCGGTGCAAGGTGTCGGTGGCTTGGATCGACTGCGCTCGAACTCCGACGTGGGTCTCTCACTCGTCTTTGCCGAGTTCGGCTGGGGCACGGACATCTATCGCGCACGCCAGCTCGTGCAGGAGCGCATGCAATCCGTGCTCAACACACTGCCCGCAGGTGCCAAGCCGGGCATGACACCCGTGTCCTCGCTCATGGGCGAGATTCTGCTCGTCGGTCTGCGCAGCATGGATGGCAAGATAGCGCCGATGGATTTGCGTACGCTGGCGGATTGGACGATCAAGCGGCGTTTGCAGAGCATCGGTGGTGTGGCGGAGGTGCTGACCATCGGCGGTGGCGTGAAGCAGATCCAGGTGCAGCCAAATCCAAACCGTCTCGCGGCCTTTGGCATCACCTTTGAAGAAGTCGAGACCGCTGTGAGTCGTGCGGCGGGCAATGCGACGAGCGGTTACCTGCAAGCCGGGCCGCGTGAGATCATGGTACGCAATCTCGGTATGACCACGTCGTTGACAGACATCGCCCACACTGTCGTCAAGACCGTCGGCAACCGCCCCGTGCTCATCAGCGATGTGGCGGAGGTCAAACATGCCGTGCAGACGATGCGCGGCGACGCCAGCGTGAATGGCACGATGGGCGTGGTGCTCAGCATCGATAAAGCTCCTGGTTTCGACACGCTGAAGCTTAGCTCGCAGATCGAAGCCGCGCTGGAGGAGCTGCGCCCCACGCTGCCCGCCGGAGTCACCGCCGAGATCATGTTCCGTCAGGGCGATTTCATCGAGCACGCCATTGGCAATCTCAAAGAGGCCATCCGCGACGGCGCGATCATGGTCACGATCATCCTGTTCCTTTTCCTGCTGAACTTCCGGACCACCGCGATCACGCTTACGGCCATGCCGCTGTCGTTTGCGGTCACGATTCTGATCTTCAAGCTCTTCGGCATCAGCGTGAACTCCATGACGCTCGGCGGCCTCGCCGTCGCCATCGGCATGGTCGTGGATGATGCCATCGTGGATGTGGAGAACGTCTATCGCCGGCTCAAGGAGAACGCTGCCAGCACTGCGCCAAAGCCAGCGCTGGAAGTCATCGCCTCCGCCTCCGGTGAAGTGAGAAACTCCATCCTCTACGCCACCGTGCTCATCATCCTCGTCTTCCTGCCGTTGCTGGGCCTGGAAGGCATTGAAGGCCGACTTTTCACGCCCATTGCCATCGCCACGATCACCAGCATGGCGGCTTCGTTCGTTGTGAGTCTCACCGTGATCCCCGTTCTCTGCTCGCTGTTGCTGCGCATGAAGAACGAACCGTCCCAGTCAGGCGGGCATCACGATGGATTCCTCGTTCGAGGCATGAAGTGGCTTGTTGAGCGCACTTTTCTTCGTGTCGCACTCGGTGTGCCCGTGCTCGTCATCGCCTTTGCAGGTGTGCTGCTCATCGCCGCGTTCATGCTGTATCCGATGATGGGCAAAGAATTCCTGCCCGCCTTCAATGAAGGCAGCGCCACCATCTCGCTCGCCAACGCGCCCGGCACCTCGCTCGCTCACTCGAATGAAGTCGGCGAGGTCGGTGTGCGGCTGCTGCAAAGCATCGACGAAGTCAAAAGCGTGGGCCGCCGTGCCGGACGTGCCGAAAAAGACGATCACGTCATGCCGGTGAGCGTGAACGAGTTCGATGTGGAGTTCAACGACACAGGAAGATCGCGTGAAGTGGTCTTCGCCGAGATTCGCACGAAGCTCAAAGCCATCCCCGGCACCTTCCTCAATGTCGGCCAGCCCATCAGCCACCGCTTGTCCCACATGCTCAGCGGCGTGTCGGCGAAGATCGCCGTGAAGATCTTTGGCCCTGATCTCGAAGTGCTGCGCGAAAAGGGCGCGCAGATCCGCGATCTCGCCAAAACCATTCCTGGCCTGACCGATGTGAATCTTGAAGCCCAGGTGCCGATTCCCCAAATAAAGATCGAAGTAAACCGCGAGCGGGCCGTCGCATACGGGGTGCAGCCTGGAACACTCAATGAACAAGTCTCGACGCTCCTCGGCGGCAAAACGCTGGCCGAACTGCGTGAAGGCCAGCGTACGGTCGATCTCGTGATGCGTTTGCCGGAGTCCTTCCGCGATTCACCCGAGAAACTTGGCGAGCTGCTCATCGAGACGGATCGCGGCCAGCGCATCCCGCTGCGGCTCGTGGCCGACATTCGTGAAGGCAAAGGCCCGAACGTCATCAATCGCGAAAACGCCCAGCGCCGCATTGTCATCGGTGCCAACACCGCCGTGCGCGATCTCGAATCCCTCGTGGAGCAATGGGACGCCGCCGTGAAGGAAAAAGTGAAGCTGCCCGAAGGTTACTTTCTCCGCTTTGAGGGCGAGTTCCAGGCCCAGCAGGCCGCGGCGAAGCGCATCGCCTTCTATTTCCTCCTGGTGCTGATCGCCGTGACGATCCTGCTCTATGGCTACTTCCGCAGCGTCTCGCTCGCCCTGCAAGTCATGCTGAACATCCCGCTCGCGCTCATGGGCGCGCTCGGACTGACCTGGGTGCTCATCAACAACATCAGCATCGCCACCATCGTCGGCTTCATCGCCGTCGGCGGTGTGGCCGCGCGCAACGGCATCATGATGATCAGCCATTACCTGCACCTCATGAGGTATGAGGGCGAAGGCTTCACCCGTCAGATGATCGTGCGCGGCACGCTGGAGAGGCTCGTGCCCGTACTGATGACCGCCCTGAGCGCCGGCATCGCTTTGATCCCGCTGCTGCTCGCCGCGCATGAGCCGGGCAAGGAAATCCTGCATCCCGTCGCCGTCGTCATCGTCGGCGGCCTCATCAGCAGCACGCTGCTCGATCTGATGATCACACCCGCCGTGTTCTACCTCTTTGGCCGCAAGGCCGCCGAATCTGCTGTGACGGGGCCTACTCTCGCAGCGCAGTGA
- a CDS encoding periplasmic heavy metal sensor, translating to MRRGQFILVIALALGVCMFFCSHYWLREQPVSNAMPQERESLLPELEWLRQRLRLDEAQFEKVKALHLAYRPKCQELCMRAQEAEAALRAVMRDPQKDPSAALKTRAELQVECQQAMLAHVRQTAACMTPEQAKHYLDTLLPHVLGLRLPRDSESSRSR from the coding sequence ATGAGACGCGGGCAGTTCATCCTGGTCATCGCCCTGGCTCTTGGTGTGTGCATGTTCTTCTGCTCGCACTATTGGCTGCGTGAGCAGCCGGTTTCGAATGCGATGCCGCAGGAGCGTGAAAGCCTGCTGCCGGAACTGGAGTGGTTGCGACAGCGATTGCGGCTCGACGAGGCGCAGTTTGAGAAGGTGAAGGCGCTTCATCTGGCTTATCGGCCCAAATGCCAGGAGCTGTGCATGCGCGCCCAAGAGGCGGAAGCCGCGCTGAGGGCGGTGATGCGCGATCCGCAGAAGGATCCATCGGCAGCGCTTAAAACCCGTGCCGAACTCCAGGTCGAATGCCAGCAGGCCATGCTGGCGCATGTGCGGCAGACCGCCGCCTGCATGACGCCGGAGCAGGCGAAGCATTATCTCGACACCCTGCTGCCCCATGTGCTGGGCCTCAGGCTCCCGCGTGACAGCGAATCTTCCCGTTCCCGCTGA
- a CDS encoding sigma-70 family RNA polymerase sigma factor, producing MPEAPPDADILAMQRLAAGDDLALNEIMNRWRDKVAAFLKRMTGDPDTAVDLAQETFVRLYQHCGSYSPSAAFPTYLFRIAANLARNHQRWRRSHPTVALEDEERAGSETPDHQSSPDANMDNGERLHAIEAAIAALPPDLREAMLLFTYEDLSYAQIAEAAHCGSKAVETRIYRARQILKSVLKDFDA from the coding sequence ATGCCCGAGGCTCCTCCCGACGCCGACATCCTCGCCATGCAGCGCCTCGCTGCCGGGGACGATCTGGCCTTGAACGAGATCATGAACCGCTGGCGGGACAAGGTGGCCGCCTTCCTGAAACGCATGACCGGTGATCCTGACACCGCCGTGGATCTGGCGCAGGAGACCTTCGTGCGCCTTTACCAGCACTGTGGCTCCTACTCGCCCAGCGCGGCCTTTCCCACCTACCTGTTCCGCATCGCCGCCAATCTCGCCCGCAATCATCAGCGCTGGCGTCGCAGTCATCCGACCGTGGCTCTTGAGGACGAAGAACGAGCCGGGAGCGAAACGCCCGACCACCAGTCTTCTCCCGATGCGAACATGGACAATGGCGAGCGTCTGCATGCCATCGAAGCCGCCATCGCGGCGCTGCCGCCGGATCTGCGCGAGGCCATGCTGCTCTTCACCTATGAGGACCTGAGCTATGCGCAGATTGCCGAGGCGGCCCATTGCGGCAGCAAGGCGGTGGAGACGCGCATCTACCGCGCGCGGCAGATCCTCAAGAGCGTGCTAAAGGATTTCGACGCCTGA
- a CDS encoding heavy metal translocating P-type ATPase yields MNTDEHADAESKSCGSCEHGHDATSLPRNALVITSGTLLTLGLLLGWFGIGPAGVQMICFAIATVAGGLLVVPAAWGALKKLRLDMNMLMTVAVTGAWLVGEGAEGAAVVFLFALSELLESWSVGRARRAIAALLKLTPQTAMVRGEGGAFNEKPVTEVAVGAEISVRSGSSVPLDGEVMTGDSAVNQAPITGESVPVEKKPGDPVFAGTINGEGSLMVRVTKAASDSTLARIIKLVEEAEEQKAPTQRFVDKFAAIYTPAVFVVALLVALLPPLLTSAAWSEWTYRALVLLVIACPCALVIATPVSIVSGLTALARRGVLIKGGAHLEAVGKLRALAVDKTGTITQGRPQVTGVIPVSDLNEGEVLRRAAAIDAYSEHPLAQAVVAAAKSKNISWSESSQYQSVTGRGATAVIAGHPHFIGNHKMAHELGLCSPEIEARLNEIESKGQSLAILGHTPHEGCAGAILGILAIGDTMRAEAPEALRLIHAAGVRKVVMLSGDNQRTVDAIARQAGIDEAYGDLMPEQKIEHIRRLMAEHQYVGMIGDGVNDAPALALASVGIAMGAIGSDTAIETADMALMKDDLTRVAEAIALGRRTLRIIQFNVAFALVIKAVFLILAFTGHTSLWLAILADTGATLLVIVNSLRLLRGGDTSVRDIQ; encoded by the coding sequence ATGAACACCGATGAACACGCTGATGCCGAATCCAAGTCCTGCGGCTCCTGTGAGCACGGGCATGATGCCACATCGCTGCCGCGCAATGCACTGGTGATCACTTCAGGCACACTGCTCACACTCGGGTTGCTGCTGGGCTGGTTCGGCATCGGACCCGCTGGGGTGCAAATGATCTGCTTCGCCATTGCCACCGTTGCAGGCGGGCTGCTCGTCGTGCCTGCGGCATGGGGAGCGCTGAAAAAACTGCGGCTCGACATGAATATGCTCATGACCGTGGCTGTGACGGGCGCATGGCTCGTCGGTGAAGGCGCGGAAGGCGCCGCCGTGGTGTTTCTCTTCGCGCTGTCGGAACTGCTCGAATCCTGGAGCGTCGGCCGGGCCAGACGCGCCATCGCTGCTTTGCTCAAGCTCACACCCCAGACTGCGATGGTGCGTGGTGAGGGCGGCGCGTTCAACGAAAAGCCAGTGACTGAAGTGGCGGTCGGTGCGGAGATCAGTGTGCGCAGCGGCAGCAGCGTGCCGCTGGACGGCGAGGTCATGACGGGTGACTCCGCCGTGAATCAAGCGCCCATCACCGGCGAGTCCGTGCCGGTGGAGAAGAAACCGGGCGATCCCGTCTTCGCGGGCACCATCAATGGCGAAGGCTCGCTGATGGTGCGCGTCACGAAAGCCGCCAGTGACTCCACACTCGCCCGCATCATCAAGCTGGTCGAAGAAGCTGAGGAGCAGAAAGCACCCACGCAGCGCTTCGTGGACAAGTTTGCTGCCATCTACACGCCCGCTGTGTTCGTGGTCGCGCTATTGGTTGCCTTGCTGCCGCCGTTGCTCACGAGTGCCGCATGGTCAGAGTGGACGTATCGTGCGCTGGTGCTGCTCGTCATCGCCTGTCCCTGTGCGCTCGTCATTGCCACGCCCGTTTCGATTGTCTCCGGCCTCACCGCGCTCGCACGGCGCGGCGTGCTCATCAAAGGCGGTGCGCATCTGGAAGCCGTCGGCAAGCTGCGCGCGCTCGCGGTGGATAAAACTGGTACCATCACGCAGGGCAGACCGCAGGTCACCGGCGTCATTCCGGTCAGCGATTTGAATGAAGGGGAAGTGCTGCGGCGTGCCGCCGCGATAGATGCGTATTCCGAGCACCCGCTGGCGCAGGCCGTCGTCGCTGCCGCAAAAAGCAAAAACATTTCCTGGAGCGAGTCCTCGCAATATCAATCCGTCACCGGTCGCGGAGCCACCGCCGTCATCGCAGGCCACCCACACTTCATCGGCAATCACAAGATGGCGCATGAACTGGGCCTGTGCAGCCCGGAGATCGAGGCGCGACTCAACGAAATAGAAAGCAAAGGCCAGTCCCTCGCCATCCTCGGTCACACGCCGCATGAAGGCTGCGCCGGAGCCATCCTCGGCATCCTCGCCATCGGCGACACGATGCGCGCCGAAGCACCCGAGGCGTTGCGGCTCATTCATGCCGCAGGCGTGCGAAAAGTCGTCATGCTCAGCGGCGACAACCAGCGCACCGTCGATGCCATCGCCAGACAGGCTGGCATTGACGAAGCCTATGGCGACCTCATGCCCGAGCAAAAAATCGAGCACATCCGCCGCCTCATGGCCGAGCACCAGTACGTCGGCATGATCGGCGATGGCGTGAACGACGCTCCCGCGCTCGCGCTCGCCAGTGTCGGCATTGCCATGGGGGCCATCGGCAGCGACACCGCCATCGAGACCGCCGACATGGCGCTCATGAAAGACGACCTCACCCGCGTGGCTGAAGCCATCGCGCTTGGCCGTCGCACGCTGCGCATCATCCAGTTCAACGTCGCCTTCGCACTCGTCATCAAGGCTGTCTTCCTCATCCTCGCCTTCACCGGCCACACCAGTCTCTGGCTCGCCATCCTGGCGGATACGGGAGCCACGTTGCTCGTCATTGTGAACTCGCTGCGACTTCTGCGCGGCGGTGACACGTCCGTGCGGGACATCCAATGA